From the genome of Pedobacter sp. MC2016-14, one region includes:
- the xseB gene encoding exodeoxyribonuclease VII small subunit has protein sequence MENLTYELAYAELTEIAHDIETESVSVDILAQKVKRASDLIAYCQEKLRSTESEVGKIIKQMEKQNPG, from the coding sequence ATGGAGAACTTAACCTACGAATTGGCTTACGCAGAGCTCACAGAGATTGCTCATGACATTGAAACAGAATCCGTGTCTGTGGATATTTTAGCACAAAAAGTTAAAAGAGCATCTGACCTGATTGCTTATTGCCAGGAAAAACTGCGCTCTACAGAGTCAGAAGTGGGGAAAATCATCAAGCAGATGGAAAAGCAAAATCCTGGTTAA